In Pectinatus sottacetonis, a genomic segment contains:
- the rpmA gene encoding 50S ribosomal protein L27, producing MFNFDLQLFAHKKGVGSTRNGRDSQSKRLGVKEQAGTVVTAGSILVRQRGTHFHPGKNVGIGKDDTLFAKVNGKVAFERNGRYKRQISVYAE from the coding sequence ATGTTCAATTTTGATTTACAGCTTTTTGCTCATAAAAAAGGTGTCGGCAGTACACGTAATGGTCGTGACAGCCAGTCAAAGCGTTTGGGTGTTAAAGAACAGGCAGGTACTGTTGTTACTGCTGGAAGTATCTTAGTACGTCAAAGAGGTACTCATTTTCATCCAGGTAAAAATGTAGGTATTGGTAAAGATGATACTTTATTTGCAAAAGTAAATGGCAAAGTTGCTTTTGAACGCAATGGTCGTTATAAAAGACAAATCAGCGTTTATGCTGAATAA
- a CDS encoding ribosomal-processing cysteine protease Prp, with translation MIKIVIMHRNDNKIAGFLLKGHSGAGVRGTDIICSAVSALAQSTALSLREHLHSHIYYDAKPGYLKLNLEDLPNELTEAVFSVAVLGFTEIAKKYPKYVNILNKQGVN, from the coding sequence ATGATCAAAATTGTCATTATGCACCGGAATGACAATAAGATCGCAGGTTTTTTATTAAAGGGACATTCCGGTGCCGGAGTACGTGGGACGGATATTATTTGTTCTGCGGTATCAGCTCTTGCTCAATCGACTGCTTTAAGTTTAAGGGAACATTTGCATTCCCACATTTATTATGATGCTAAACCCGGATATTTAAAACTTAACTTAGAAGATTTACCAAATGAGCTTACAGAAGCAGTTTTTTCTGTTGCTGTATTGGGCTTTACAGAAATAGCAAAAAAATATCCTAAATACGTTAATATTTTAAACAAGCAGGGGGTGAATTGA